A portion of the Algisphaera agarilytica genome contains these proteins:
- a CDS encoding PEP-CTERM sorting domain-containing protein (PEP-CTERM proteins occur, often in large numbers, in the proteomes of bacteria that also encode an exosortase, a predicted intramembrane cysteine proteinase. The presence of a PEP-CTERM domain at a protein's C-terminus predicts cleavage within the sorting domain, followed by covalent anchoring to some some component of the (usually Gram-negative) cell surface. Many PEP-CTERM proteins exhibit an unusual sequence composition that includes large numbers of potential glycosylation sites. Expression of one such protein has been shown restore the ability of a bacterium to form floc, a type of biofilm.), producing MNRLFSWPALVLLGVTTAASAQVPHVDILIYEQDGKLATGGSDFDAGGTPDGGVESPDTRVFSRELDLDGFTNLRAGDDPGFNSTPDFSLPANEDLYYRTVPFTLPTGASSRNLWYWDGLDDGSNGNYLDDVDFGAPPSGVEFARFNNGNREEIADGSDTTLPYVFIQTSNSLGVVHKHLAWGVTGDGYQSINVGGGAPPEGLYLVSFEFSIGGDSHDPLTDPENAEPIYIVFNNDADPLAEAAAVDWLTSELIGGDVLLGDYNGNGVVDAADYTVWQDSFGSTTLLDADGNGNGVVDAADYTVWQDNFGASAALSQGLMIVPEPNSLLIVAGLGGVALRRRKR from the coding sequence ATGAACCGTTTGTTTTCCTGGCCCGCCCTCGTGTTGCTCGGTGTGACCACCGCAGCGTCGGCCCAAGTGCCTCACGTTGACATCCTCATCTACGAGCAAGACGGCAAGCTCGCCACCGGCGGGTCGGACTTCGATGCCGGCGGCACTCCCGACGGCGGCGTCGAGAGCCCGGACACGCGCGTTTTCTCTCGTGAATTGGACCTGGACGGTTTCACCAACCTCCGCGCGGGCGACGACCCGGGTTTCAACTCGACGCCGGACTTCAGCCTGCCCGCCAACGAAGACCTGTACTACCGCACCGTGCCGTTCACGCTCCCCACGGGTGCGTCCAGCCGGAACCTGTGGTACTGGGATGGGCTGGACGACGGCTCGAACGGGAACTATCTCGACGATGTCGATTTCGGTGCCCCGCCCAGCGGCGTGGAGTTCGCCCGTTTCAACAACGGCAACCGGGAAGAAATCGCCGACGGCTCGGATACCACGCTGCCCTACGTGTTCATCCAGACCTCGAATTCGCTGGGCGTCGTGCACAAGCACCTGGCCTGGGGCGTCACGGGTGACGGCTACCAATCGATCAACGTCGGCGGCGGTGCCCCGCCCGAGGGCTTGTATCTGGTGAGCTTCGAGTTCTCCATCGGCGGTGACAGCCACGACCCGCTGACCGACCCCGAGAATGCCGAGCCGATCTACATCGTGTTCAACAACGACGCCGACCCGCTCGCCGAGGCCGCCGCGGTCGACTGGCTCACCAGTGAGTTGATCGGGGGAGACGTCCTGCTGGGCGACTACAACGGCAACGGCGTCGTCGACGCCGCCGACTACACCGTCTGGCAGGACAGCTTCGGGTCGACCACTCTGCTCGACGCCGACGGCAACGGCAACGGCGTGGTCGATGCGGCGGACTACACCGTCTGGCAGGACAATTTCGGGGCCTCGGCCGCACTCAGCCAGGGGCTGATGATCGTTCCCGAACCCAACAGCTTGTTGATCGTCGCGGGCCTCGGAGGGGTGGCCCTGCGTCGACGCAAGCGTTGA
- a CDS encoding Fur family transcriptional regulator, which translates to MPPRQTNQRAAVREAIEAADRPLTPQEILDLAQADLPGLGIATVYRAVKVGAEEGWLTPVELPNGPTRYEPAGKKHHHHFECTECNAVFEIDGCPTPPSKLRPMVPEGCELTGHEVILYGRCADCR; encoded by the coding sequence ATGCCTCCTCGTCAAACCAACCAACGCGCTGCTGTCCGTGAAGCCATCGAAGCCGCCGACCGGCCGCTGACTCCGCAGGAGATCCTCGACCTGGCCCAGGCCGATCTGCCCGGGCTGGGGATCGCGACGGTCTACCGCGCGGTCAAGGTGGGGGCCGAGGAAGGTTGGCTGACGCCGGTCGAGCTGCCCAACGGGCCGACCCGCTACGAGCCCGCGGGCAAGAAACACCACCACCACTTCGAATGTACGGAATGTAACGCGGTGTTTGAGATCGACGGCTGCCCCACCCCGCCCTCGAAGCTGCGGCCGATGGTTCCCGAGGGCTGCGAATTAACGGGACACGAAGTGATTTTGTACGGGCGCTGTGCCGACTGCCGGTGA
- a CDS encoding PEP-CTERM sorting domain-containing protein (PEP-CTERM proteins occur, often in large numbers, in the proteomes of bacteria that also encode an exosortase, a predicted intramembrane cysteine proteinase. The presence of a PEP-CTERM domain at a protein's C-terminus predicts cleavage within the sorting domain, followed by covalent anchoring to some some component of the (usually Gram-negative) cell surface. Many PEP-CTERM proteins exhibit an unusual sequence composition that includes large numbers of potential glycosylation sites. Expression of one such protein has been shown restore the ability of a bacterium to form floc, a type of biofilm.), with protein sequence MFSKKQLIVSLTAGLATAGLFAGSANAEEEAHSDIMPYVDNGVLLTGGYVFAEGTAEAGPFTVYEGELGANYEAEGMPGGDEPGFATDGSSTIVSDGTIDFAFPANTALNFNSLLLPGLNLDAAYWDGTLGGNFVATPDTVILTNELISVDLNGDSTLPGTTGFTIWTSDSNGVGHGHFDVFIDEPDATAQAGIYLISLELEAGSGGPTSDPLFFVLNYGLDEELHEVAADFVSAGDLTAAVPEPASLALVLGGGLVALGRRRRA encoded by the coding sequence ATGTTCAGTAAAAAACAACTCATCGTGTCATTGACGGCCGGACTGGCCACGGCGGGGCTGTTCGCGGGCAGCGCGAACGCCGAAGAAGAAGCGCACTCGGACATCATGCCCTACGTGGACAACGGCGTGCTGCTCACCGGCGGCTACGTTTTTGCCGAAGGCACCGCTGAGGCGGGGCCGTTCACCGTCTATGAGGGCGAGCTGGGAGCCAACTACGAAGCCGAAGGCATGCCCGGCGGCGACGAGCCCGGTTTCGCGACCGATGGATCGAGCACCATCGTTTCCGATGGCACCATCGATTTCGCCTTCCCGGCCAACACCGCGCTGAACTTCAATTCCCTCCTGCTGCCCGGCCTCAACCTCGACGCCGCGTACTGGGACGGCACGCTGGGCGGCAACTTCGTCGCGACGCCCGACACCGTCATCCTGACCAACGAGTTGATCTCGGTCGATCTCAACGGCGACAGCACCCTGCCCGGCACCACCGGCTTCACCATCTGGACCAGCGACTCCAACGGTGTTGGTCACGGCCACTTCGACGTCTTCATCGATGAGCCCGATGCCACCGCTCAAGCCGGTATCTACCTCATCAGCCTGGAGCTCGAAGCCGGCTCCGGCGGCCCGACTTCGGACCCGCTCTTTTTCGTGCTGAACTACGGCCTCGACGAAGAACTGCACGAAGTGGCTGCGGACTTTGTCAGCGCAGGCGACCTCACCGCCGCGGTACCCGAGCCCGCCTCGCTGGCGCTGGTTCTGGGTGGCGGCCTGGTGGCACTCGGCCGTCGCCGTCGCGCCTGA
- a CDS encoding type II secretion system F family protein, with the protein MPDFAYKALDRTGKSVAGVVSAADRAAAVALLGERDTFVTDMEESAGRAKRRGASPASRDSAEDQGASIRWNARKVSPRQRLTLLRQLSVGLSAGLTLVNALEVVADQADSPAVKALVADLIERVTSGDSLSDAEASHPEAFSTMQVSMTRAGEAAGALDTVMTSLTAFAERDLELREKLRSAAIYPLMVLGLGFISILVIMLFILPRIMTVVGESGSDLPLPTVILMGMTDWVRSPMGIGAMVIMAVALGLWWRWSRTPDGVLAMDRFKLKLPFIGTAIRRVSVSRFARTLGTLAAANIPIVESMRIVRDTLGNEALARDIDTAADGIVRGSSIADELRDTGQFPSLLIQVIAMGERTGRLDELLMDTADTYDKETNAALQRVMTIVPVLFILVLAVFVAFILAAALLPIMGMDLGEAP; encoded by the coding sequence TTGCCGGATTTCGCATACAAAGCGTTGGATCGCACGGGCAAGTCGGTCGCCGGAGTGGTCTCCGCCGCCGACCGCGCGGCCGCCGTTGCGCTCTTGGGCGAGCGCGACACGTTTGTCACCGACATGGAGGAAAGCGCTGGACGGGCCAAACGCCGCGGTGCTTCGCCTGCTTCGCGTGATTCCGCCGAGGACCAAGGCGCTTCCATCCGTTGGAATGCCCGTAAAGTGTCGCCTCGCCAACGTCTCACGTTGCTGCGTCAACTTTCCGTTGGGTTGTCCGCGGGGCTGACGCTGGTCAACGCGCTCGAAGTCGTTGCCGACCAGGCCGACAGCCCGGCGGTGAAAGCTTTGGTGGCGGACCTGATCGAGCGGGTCACGTCGGGCGATTCGTTGTCCGATGCCGAGGCGAGTCACCCCGAAGCGTTTTCGACGATGCAGGTGAGCATGACCCGAGCCGGCGAAGCAGCCGGGGCGTTGGACACCGTGATGACTTCGCTCACCGCGTTCGCTGAGCGCGACCTCGAGTTGCGTGAGAAGCTGCGGTCGGCGGCGATCTATCCGCTGATGGTCTTGGGGCTCGGGTTTATCTCCATCCTGGTGATCATGCTGTTCATCCTGCCGCGGATCATGACGGTGGTGGGTGAATCCGGGAGCGACCTGCCGCTGCCGACGGTGATCCTGATGGGTATGACCGATTGGGTCCGTTCGCCGATGGGGATCGGCGCGATGGTGATCATGGCCGTGGCGCTGGGCTTGTGGTGGCGTTGGAGCCGGACGCCGGACGGTGTTTTGGCGATGGACCGTTTCAAGCTCAAGCTGCCGTTCATCGGGACCGCGATCCGGCGGGTTTCCGTGTCGCGGTTCGCCCGGACGCTGGGCACCCTCGCGGCGGCGAACATCCCGATCGTCGAATCGATGCGGATCGTCCGCGACACGTTGGGGAACGAAGCCCTGGCCCGCGATATCGACACCGCCGCCGACGGCATCGTGCGCGGCTCGTCGATCGCCGACGAGCTGCGCGACACCGGACAGTTCCCCTCGCTGCTGATTCAAGTCATCGCGATGGGCGAACGCACCGGCCGGCTCGATGAGTTGTTGATGGACACAGCCGACACGTACGACAAAGAAACCAACGCGGCTTTGCAGCGCGTCATGACCATCGTGCCGGTGTTGTTCATCCTGGTGTTGGCGGTGTTTGTTGCCTTCATCCTTGCCGCGGCCCTGCTGCCCATCATGGGCATGGACCTGGGCGAGGCGCCTTGA
- a CDS encoding Fur family transcriptional regulator codes for MCPRTANQRHVVRQVIETADRPLSPQEILKLAHVKQPTLGIATVYRAVKAGTEQGWLVPVEMPHGPTRYEPAGKAHHHHFECTDCHAVFGVEGCPGPMNSLVPKGAELTDHEIFLYGRCADCREPSSG; via the coding sequence ATGTGTCCCCGTACCGCCAACCAGCGTCATGTTGTTCGTCAGGTCATTGAAACGGCCGACCGTCCGCTGAGCCCGCAGGAAATCCTCAAGCTGGCCCACGTCAAGCAGCCAACCCTCGGCATCGCCACGGTTTACCGTGCGGTCAAGGCGGGCACGGAGCAGGGCTGGCTGGTCCCGGTCGAGATGCCTCACGGCCCGACCCGCTACGAACCCGCGGGCAAGGCCCACCACCACCATTTCGAGTGCACCGACTGCCACGCCGTGTTCGGCGTCGAGGGCTGCCCCGGCCCGATGAACAGCCTCGTGCCGAAAGGCGCCGAGCTGACCGACCACGAAATCTTCCTTTACGGCCGGTGTGCGGACTGCCGCGAGCCCTCCAGTGGTTGA
- a CDS encoding GspE/PulE family protein, with amino-acid sequence MLIEAGVITPQQLDAALEAQTRSGGRLGELLIASGQATAEAVCSALCRQQGIAPIDLAEAVPEAEALELLPAEVALKHRVLPLGFTDGRLHVAMADPFDGTACDVVKMFTGGAVERLFAPADAVGDAIGKHYGSNVSRMIADLNGESEAASEIDLEDESPVDLASHLQALAREPTVVNLVNLMIHEAVEARASDIHIEPFEKTLKVKYRIDGMLHEMSPPPKHLQPAITSRIKIMGGMNIAERFVPQDGHIDLPTARGPVDLRVATVPTVYGESVVLRILDRATALIGLDNLGMPEPQLSDFKKELESPHGIVLVTGPTGSGKSTTLYAALTHLFRPELKILTIEDPVEYRLDGVNQIPVNPKRGLTFADGLRAILRQDPDVIMVGEIRDAETADIAIRSALTGHLVFSTLHTNDAVGAVARLMDMGIEPFLIASSLRGVMAQRLVRRVCQHCKQPAQPSETIVRRLGHRLEEHATFYEGAGCRECRNTGFAGRMGIFEVVTVDDELRDAIAGRATTSKLIQVLGERHVPMWEDGYRKAAAGQTTLAEVLRVTQDV; translated from the coding sequence TTGCTGATCGAAGCCGGAGTGATCACCCCCCAACAACTCGACGCCGCACTCGAGGCCCAGACGCGCTCCGGCGGGCGACTGGGCGAACTGTTGATCGCATCGGGGCAGGCCACGGCCGAGGCGGTGTGCTCGGCGCTCTGTCGGCAACAGGGCATCGCGCCGATCGACCTGGCCGAGGCGGTGCCCGAGGCCGAGGCGTTGGAGTTGTTGCCCGCCGAGGTGGCGTTGAAGCACCGCGTGTTGCCGTTGGGGTTCACCGACGGGCGTTTGCACGTGGCGATGGCCGACCCGTTCGACGGCACCGCCTGCGATGTCGTCAAGATGTTCACCGGCGGAGCGGTCGAGCGCCTGTTTGCCCCGGCCGACGCGGTGGGGGACGCGATCGGCAAGCACTACGGCTCGAACGTCAGCCGGATGATCGCCGACCTCAACGGCGAGTCCGAAGCCGCCAGTGAGATCGACCTCGAAGACGAATCGCCCGTCGACCTCGCGTCGCACCTCCAGGCCCTGGCCCGCGAGCCCACCGTGGTCAACCTGGTGAACCTCATGATCCACGAGGCTGTGGAAGCTCGCGCCAGCGACATCCACATCGAGCCCTTCGAGAAGACGCTCAAGGTCAAGTACCGCATCGACGGCATGCTCCACGAGATGAGCCCGCCGCCCAAACACCTGCAGCCCGCGATCACCTCCCGCATCAAGATCATGGGCGGGATGAATATCGCCGAGCGCTTCGTCCCGCAGGACGGCCACATCGATCTGCCCACCGCGCGCGGCCCGGTCGATCTTCGTGTCGCCACCGTGCCGACGGTCTACGGCGAGTCGGTCGTGCTACGGATCCTCGACCGCGCGACCGCGCTCATCGGCCTGGACAACCTGGGCATGCCCGAGCCGCAGCTGTCCGACTTCAAGAAAGAACTCGAATCGCCCCACGGCATCGTCCTAGTCACCGGTCCGACCGGCAGCGGTAAATCGACCACGCTCTACGCGGCGCTGACGCACCTCTTCCGACCCGAGTTGAAAATCCTGACCATCGAAGACCCGGTCGAGTACCGCCTCGACGGCGTTAATCAGATCCCGGTCAATCCGAAACGCGGGCTGACGTTTGCCGACGGCCTGCGAGCGATCCTTCGGCAAGACCCCGACGTCATCATGGTCGGCGAGATCCGCGACGCCGAGACCGCCGACATCGCCATCCGCTCGGCCCTCACCGGCCACCTGGTTTTCTCCACGCTCCACACCAACGACGCGGTGGGTGCCGTCGCTCGCCTCATGGACATGGGCATCGAGCCTTTCCTGATCGCCTCGTCGCTGCGCGGCGTGATGGCGCAGCGCCTGGTCCGCCGGGTCTGTCAGCACTGCAAACAACCAGCCCAACCCAGCGAAACCATCGTGCGTCGCCTCGGCCACCGCCTGGAAGAGCACGCGACGTTCTACGAAGGCGCGGGCTGCCGGGAATGTCGCAACACGGGCTTCGCGGGGCGGATGGGCATCTTTGAGGTGGTCACGGTGGACGACGAGTTGCGCGACGCGATCGCGGGCCGGGCGACGACGTCGAAGTTGATTCAGGTGCTGGGCGAGCGTCACGTCCCGATGTGGGAAGACGGCTACCGCAAGGCCGCGGCGGGCCAGACGACGTTGGCGGAAGTGTTACGTGTCACCCAGGATGTTTAA
- a CDS encoding paraquat-inducible protein A, producing the protein MSTADTPVKPKGKRMTATRLAIVANLLMLSAIGLGLGLIGPCMTIIPSAGEDLDVWVRLFEPDDLEPRTYSILGGIDTMRHSSERGSTLVAALLFAFSVVFPALKLAVMAWGAAALRLGVRPHVAVKLTSHLGKFSMLDVMVLGLLVLAIKGLPGDTELHLRWAIWAFAVSILLSMAASIALHKVRPYRAEVMSDQ; encoded by the coding sequence ATGAGTACCGCAGACACCCCTGTCAAACCCAAGGGCAAACGCATGACCGCGACGCGTCTGGCGATCGTGGCGAATCTGCTGATGCTCAGCGCGATCGGGTTGGGTCTCGGGCTGATCGGGCCGTGCATGACGATCATTCCGAGCGCGGGCGAAGACCTGGATGTGTGGGTGCGTCTGTTCGAGCCCGACGACCTCGAGCCGCGCACCTACTCGATCCTCGGCGGCATCGACACGATGCGCCACTCCTCCGAGCGCGGCAGCACGCTTGTCGCCGCACTGCTCTTCGCCTTCTCGGTGGTCTTCCCCGCCCTCAAGCTGGCTGTCATGGCGTGGGGCGCCGCGGCCCTGCGCCTCGGCGTCCGCCCGCACGTCGCAGTGAAACTGACGTCTCACCTCGGCAAGTTCTCCATGCTCGACGTCATGGTGCTGGGCCTGCTCGTATTGGCGATCAAGGGCCTGCCCGGCGACACGGAACTGCACCTGCGCTGGGCGATCTGGGCGTTTGCCGTGTCGATCCTGCTGAGCATGGCCGCGTCGATCGCGCTGCATAAGGTCCGCCCGTATCGGGCGGAAGTGATGAGTGATCAGTGA
- a CDS encoding type II secretion system protein, whose translation MPDFKSRQPGFTLIELLVVISIIALMVGILLPALGSARRTAKTMKCLVNVRNMQVAHWTYMTDNDGYFIQANLSHSGIVHYNPDGTPIVPWLETLEDYYGSALLHRSPVDESPHWGPAPDGQPITGAPINQRRVTSYGINNYLVDIGSGFNPNGTGPPYKRLIQVPNPSANVHFLIMAYEGAYAGADHPHVESWGFFGAAGAPQLAAQQVQIDAHGGPPAAAESKSNWGFLDGHAVTAEFSEVYFDATENNFDPEVAN comes from the coding sequence GTGCCGGATTTTAAGTCGCGACAACCCGGTTTCACGCTCATCGAGTTGCTGGTTGTGATCTCAATCATCGCATTGATGGTGGGTATCCTCCTGCCCGCCCTCGGCAGCGCCCGGCGTACCGCGAAAACGATGAAATGCCTGGTCAACGTCAGGAACATGCAGGTCGCCCACTGGACCTACATGACCGACAACGACGGCTACTTCATTCAGGCGAATCTCTCGCACAGCGGCATCGTCCACTACAACCCGGACGGAACCCCGATCGTGCCGTGGCTCGAGACGCTTGAGGATTATTACGGGTCAGCATTGCTCCACCGTTCGCCGGTGGACGAGAGCCCGCACTGGGGCCCTGCGCCCGACGGCCAGCCGATCACGGGCGCTCCGATTAACCAGCGGCGGGTCACCAGCTACGGCATCAACAACTATTTGGTGGACATCGGCTCGGGTTTCAATCCCAACGGCACCGGGCCGCCCTATAAGCGCCTCATCCAGGTGCCCAATCCTTCGGCCAACGTTCACTTTTTGATCATGGCTTACGAAGGGGCGTACGCGGGAGCAGACCACCCGCACGTCGAGAGCTGGGGGTTCTTCGGCGCGGCCGGGGCGCCGCAGCTCGCGGCACAACAGGTCCAGATCGACGCTCACGGCGGGCCGCCCGCGGCGGCGGAGTCCAAGTCCAACTGGGGCTTTCTCGACGGCCACGCGGTGACCGCCGAGTTCAGCGAAGTGTATTTCGACGCGACGGAAAACAACTTTGATCCAGAGGTTGCCAACTAA
- the gspG gene encoding type II secretion system major pseudopilin GspG — MKRISRTSGFTLIEIMVVVIVIGVIAALIVPNLFDRAGKAKRSVAKQQVGSLETAIQLFQQDYGRFPDTLEELASPPADVEGASPPSIKQKDLIDPWGNPFLYRYPGNNWTFDLLSTGADGQEGGEGENADITNY; from the coding sequence ATGAAACGTATTTCTCGAACTTCCGGCTTCACCCTTATCGAAATCATGGTGGTGGTGATCGTCATCGGCGTCATCGCCGCGCTCATCGTGCCTAACCTCTTCGACCGCGCGGGCAAGGCCAAGCGCTCGGTCGCCAAGCAGCAGGTCGGCTCGCTTGAAACCGCCATCCAACTCTTCCAGCAGGACTACGGCCGCTTCCCCGACACCCTGGAGGAACTCGCCAGCCCACCCGCGGATGTCGAGGGTGCTTCGCCGCCGTCGATCAAGCAGAAAGACCTCATCGACCCGTGGGGCAACCCGTTCCTCTACCGCTACCCCGGCAACAACTGGACGTTCGACCTGCTCAGCACCGGGGCCGACGGCCAAGAGGGCGGCGAGGGCGAGAACGCGGATATTACGAACTATTAA